The following coding sequences lie in one Candidatus Phytoplasma solani genomic window:
- the rpsT gene encoding 30S ribosomal protein S20, with translation MANIKQQKKRIKTDEKRRLRNISFKSSVKTTVKRVKIAVTNADKTQALNFLNLAYKKLDKGASKKIYHLNFVARNKSVLQKLVNSIK, from the coding sequence ATGGCTAATATTAAACAACAAAAAAAACGCATTAAAACTGATGAAAAACGTCGTCTTAGAAACATTTCTTTTAAATCATCAGTGAAAACAACCGTCAAACGAGTTAAAATTGCAGTCACTAACGCTGACAAAACGCAAGCATTAAATTTTTTAAACTTAGCTTACAAAAAACTAGACAAAGGCGCTTCCAAAAAAATCTATCATCTTAATTTTGTTGCTAGAAATAAATCTGTTTT